A stretch of the Arachis stenosperma cultivar V10309 chromosome 6, arast.V10309.gnm1.PFL2, whole genome shotgun sequence genome encodes the following:
- the LOC130932852 gene encoding uncharacterized protein LOC130932852, with translation MGFRSSLPFSGLIRQLEQEMETVIKVLQPGPLGIIEHKFSAEEIRKANDTVSKAVANWRTNANLHHKNQLLKDYIQK, from the exons ATGGGGTTTCGAAGTTCGCTGCCATTTTCCGGGCTAATAAG ACAGCTTGAACAAGAGATGGAAACTGTGATTAAAGTATTGCAGCCTGGACCCTTGGGAATCATAGAGCATAAGTTTTCTGCTGAGGAGATTCGTAAGGCTAATGATACTGTCTCTAAGGCTGTGGCCAATTGGCGAACCAATGCAAATTTGCATCACAAAAATCAACTTTTGAAAGACTATATTCAGAAGTGA
- the LOC130936520 gene encoding monothiol glutaredoxin-S1-like translates to MDVLTMLTAEKPVVIFSKSTCCMSHTVKALIKSFGANPAMIELDKLPNGQQVERALVQLGSRPGVPAVFIGQQFIGGADELISLNVQNKLAQLLLRAKAIFIWSR, encoded by the coding sequence ATGGATGTGTTGACAATGTTGACTGCTGAGAAGCCAGTGGTGATCTTCAGCAAGAGCACTTGTTGCATGAGCCACACAGTGAAGGCTCTGATAAAAAGCTTTGGTGCAAACCCTGCAATGATTGAGCTTGACAAGTTGCCAAATGGTCAGCAAGTAGAGAGAGCACTGGTCCAGCTCGGCAGCCGGCCAGGCGTGCCGGCGGTGTTCATTGGACAGCAATTCATAGGTGGTGCTGATGAACTCATAAGTCTCAATGTTCAAAACAAGCTTGCTCAATTGCTACTAAGGGCTAAAGCTATATTCATCTGGAGTAGGTAG
- the LOC130936490 gene encoding monothiol glutaredoxin-S6-like, with amino-acid sequence MEGVASMVAEKPVVIFSKSTCCLSHSMKSLIRSFGANATVYELDEISNGEQIENELIRMGCQPSVPAVFIGQQFIGGSKRIMSLHVRNELVPLLKDAKAIWI; translated from the coding sequence ATGGAAGGTGTGGCGAGCATGGTGGCTGAGAAGCCAGTGGTGATATTCAGCAAGAGCACGTGTTGCTTGAGTCACTCCATGAAATCACTGATAAGAAGCTTTGGTGCAAATGCAACTGTTTATGAGCTTGATGAGATCTCAAATGGAGAGCAGATTGAGAATGAGTTGATCCGAATGGGGTGCCAGCCAAGTGTGCCAGCTGTGTTCATAGGCCAACAATTCATTGGTGGTTCTAAGAGAATCATGAGCCTCCATGTCAGGAATGAGTTAGTTCCATTGCTCAAAGATGCTAAGGCTATTTGGATTTGA
- the LOC130935104 gene encoding OVARIAN TUMOR DOMAIN-containing deubiquitinating enzyme 5, whose protein sequence is MEDSQEIEEQVQEEVISDNGTEKKKETRDEMLSRHRKEISQLQKKEIEMKKAAARGSKAEQKAKKKQVEDEVTRLSANLKEKHAKERAELGYSSGGNGNEKGNLDSLIKAIAGVSVANQPDRARVSKAQQKRDRRAQQEAEREQRIQAEQSDTISDRTIENEKLEKKLKPLGLTVCEIKPDGHCLYRAVEDQLALLSGGRSPHTYQELREMAAAYMRKHSAEFLPFFLSENLIEDDSDETLAEKFENYCKEVESTALWGGQLELGALTHCLKKHIMIFSGSFPDVEMGKEYKSAATTASSSSSIMLSYHKHAFGLGEHYNSVVPA, encoded by the exons ATGGAGGATAGCCAGGAAATTGAGGAGCAGGTGCAGGAAGAAGTGATTTCAGACAATGGAACtgaaaagaagaaggaaacTCGTGATGAGATGCTTTCGCGGCACAG GAAAGAGATATCACAACTGcagaaaaaagaaattgaaatgaaaaagGCAGCAGCTAGAGGTAGCAAGGCTGAACAGAAAGCTAAGAAGAAACAAGTGGAGGACGAGGTTACTCGACTTTCTGCTAATCTTAAAGAGAAACATGCAAAAGAACGGGCTGAATTAGGCTATAGCAGTGGTGGTAATGGGAATGAAAAGGGAAATTTAGACAGTTTGATAAAGGCCATAGCTGGAGTATCTGTTGCCAATCAGCCTGACCGTGCAAGGGTTAGCAAGGCCCAACAGAAGCGTGACCGAAGAGCTCAACAAGAAGCAGAAAGGGAGCAGAGAATCCAAGCAGAGCAGAGTGACACTATAAGTGATCGTACAATTGAAAatgaaaaattggaaaagaagTTGAAGCCTCTCGGTTTAACTGTGTGTGAAATAAAGCCTGATGGGCACTGCCTCTATAGAGCTGTTGAGGATCAGCTGGCCCTCCTCTCTGGCGGTAGATCACCTCATACATACCAAGAACTTCGAGAAATGGCAGCTGCTTATATGAGAAAGCATTCAGCTGAGTTCCTTCCGTTTTTCCTTTCAGAAAATTTGATCGAAGATGATTCAGATGAAACACTTGCTGAGAAATTTGAAAACTATTGTAAAGAGGTGGAATCCACGGCTTTATGGGGAGGACAGTTAGAGCTTGGTGCCTTGACTCACTGCTTGAAGAAGCATATTATGATATTTTCCGGCTCCTTCCCGGATGTGGAGATGGGGAAGGAGTATAAATCCGCTGCTACCACTGCCTCATCGAGTTCAAGTATTATGCTTTCCTACCACAAGCATGCTTTTGGACTTGGTGAGCATTATAATTCTGTGGTCCCAGCATGA
- the LOC130933464 gene encoding DNA mismatch repair protein MSH6-like, whose protein sequence is MACQVGSGTIGVDEVTFLYRLTPGACPKSYGVNVARLAGLPTSVLQKAAAKSKEFEASYGKSRNASLETNSSNQEWVDEMIVVMKMLNKAAANLSYQEGGCDSSLHELKSRARELMQRC, encoded by the exons ATGGCATGCCAAGTTGGTAGTGGAACAATTGGCGTGGATGAAGTCACCTTTCTTTATAGGCTGACCCCTGGTGCATGTCCCAAGAGCTATGGTGTTAATGTTGCACGGTTGGCAG gGCTTCCAACTTCCGTGCTTCAGAAGGCTGCTGCTAAGTCCAAAGAATTTGAGGCCTCTTATGGTAAATCTAGAAATGCGTCTCTTGAAACAAACTCTTCAAATCAGGAATGGGTTGATGAGATGATAGTTGTAATGAAAATGTTGAACAAGGCTGCTGCAAATTTGAGTTATCAGGAAGGTGGTTGTGACAGCTCCCTCCATGAACTTAAGAGTAGAGCAAGAGAACTTATGCAGCGATGTTAA
- the LOC130933463 gene encoding DNA mismatch repair protein MSH6-like produces MSCVHKGFFRYWTPAIKKFLGELSQAESEKESLLKSTLQRLIGRFGENHTKWRQLVSTTAELDVLISLAIAHDYYEGPTCRPSFLSMLSTKDSPYLSAKSLGHPVLRSDSLGKGAFVPNDISIGGQHDANFILLTGPNMGGKSTLLHQVCLAVVLTQIISWLARYIFN; encoded by the exons ATGAGCTGCGTTCATAAG GGCTTCTTTAGGTACTGGACTCCTGCTATTAAAAAGTTCCTGGGAGAACTCTCCCAAGCTGAATCTGAAAAGGAGTCCTTATTGAAAAGTACATTGCAGAGATTAATTGGACGCTTTGGTGAAAATCATACTAAGTGGAGGCAATTGGTGTCTACTACAGCTG AGCTGGATGTTTTGATCAGTTTAGCTATTGCTCATGATTACTATGAAGGGCCAACATGCAGACCAAGTTTTTTAAGCATGCTATCTACCAAAGACAGTCCTTACCTCTCTGCTAAAAGTTTGGGACACCCAGTCCTTAGGAGTGATTCCTTAGGAAAGGGGGCCTTTGTACCCAATGACATATCAATTGGTGGTCAACACGATGCCAACTTTATTCTTCTAACTGGTCCTAACATGGGTGGAAAGTCAACTCTCCTTCACCAAGTTTGCTTGGCGGTGGTTTTGACCCAG ATAATATCATGGCTGGCCAGATACATTTTTAACTGA